A segment of the Pedobacter faecalis genome:
GACGAGGGGAATGATGAACACCATGTGCATGAGCTCGAATATTTTGAACTACTGATGACGGCAAATGGCCTGCAATGTGTGCACCCTAAACCTAAGGAGCCGGAAGATTAGTTATTTAACCGTGTACCGATGCACAGAACGGCTAACCTGGCCGTTCTTGTCTATCCCTTCGATCACCACGCGGTACGTTCCGTTGCCATCGGCATTATAGTATTCCATGGCGCTCGTTCCGCCAGCGCCGGTAATCACCTTCGGGTTCCAGTAGATGGTTGTCCGCAAATCATTGAAATTATAGGTGTTGGCCGGGTTTACATATTTTGGTGAGTAGAACTCCCGCTGACGGGCAAAGCCCTTAGGAGAAAACTTAAGCAGGTTGGCCTCCGGGATCATATTTCTCAGGTCTTGTACACTGATCTTCTGCCCCTTCACCGGCTTCTTCGTGTTTACCACCAATACGCCGCGGGTGTTATACAAACGGTCGATCGTGCCGAGTTCGTCTTTTAAAAAGATCTCTACGTTTTCAACCTCCTCAGGTAAGACTGCCATCAGTCCCGTGAAATCAATCGGTGCCCCGTTCAGGAAGATCTGCATAGGTATGCGGCTGCCTGCATTATAATCGCGGCTTACATAGAAGTTGTTCTGAAAGAAAGTTACGCCATTTAAAGAGTTTTGCATGGCCTGAGCAATTGAAGCGAAGTTTTTAAATCGATCGCCTTCTACCACTGTGACATTGATATTGCCCAGACTGGTTAAAGACGGATGATCACTGTGGCTTGGACGTTTGATTTTCGTTCCTTCGATCTTCACCTCCTTCAGGGTTCTCAAATAGCTGTATTTTCGCTTACTGTTATCGAGATACGGTGCCAGGGCGCTATCAATATTTATGGTCTCAGTCTGCGGGTGAAGATTCTTGAAGGCAGGTGCCGCAGGCTGACCGTCGAGCAAGATCATCAGGCTGGATCCGCCGGCGCTGTATTTGGCATTGATCACCACCTCGGAAGAGTCGGGAATAACAAGGTTCGGGAAAGCAAATGTGCCGGTAGGACTGGTTACTGTCTCCGCTGAAATACGCGAGTCGGTTACCGTAAGACGTAGCGCACCTTTTCTTACAGGCATACCAGTCCTGTCGCGCAGGGTACCCGTAACACGCATATCCTGCTCAGGCAACACAGCGATTGGCGGGAATTGCGCGGTGAGCGCTTCCTTAAAATTGAACCTGCGGTAACCTTGAGTGAGCAGCAGGACATCAAGATCTGACAGCTTCTTTTCATCAGGCTTATTGAAATAGTAGTTCGGCTTTTCCACATAGCCTTTCAGATCATTGGTGAGCAGCAGGGAACTGTAAATGGTCACCTCAGCATCCTCATCTACAGGTACCTTCTGGTCGTCGGTTACCGATACGGAATAGTTCCCGTCCATCGGGTCAGCCCCATTTTTCGCGGTCACGCTGAGTTTTACCTTCTGCCGGGGCCTGTAGGCAGCCAGATCAGTCTTCAGTTCCACCTTAACCTGTGGGGAGGGGTTGTTGAACGCCAGGCGTTCGCTGATGGGCTGACCGCTTTCAGAAAACAGGGTGATCTGCATAATGCCGGATGGAAAGGTCTCCTTCGGTATTTTTGCACTGATGAGCTGACTGTTGAGTTTGGTTTTTGCGGCATAACAAATCACCCCTCCGTGGGTACCCACGAGGAAAAGTGTCTTGTTCTTGTTGACGGAAAAATAGGTGTTGTTGGCCAGTATCTTAACCTGAAGCGTTAGCGGGTCGGTATTGTCTACCTGTACCGTAGCTCCTGCAGCCACTACTTTCGGCAAATCATAGGTTTTGGTAGAGCCATCCGGGAAGTTGACGCTGGCTTTGTAGCTTTTACCTTCCTCGGGCGTAAACATGAAGGAACCCATGCCCAGATGGGATGATGCTATCTGCAACACGGTAGCACCGCCGCCGTCTGTTACTGTTCCTTTTATGTCGGCACCCAGTCCGGCGGCATTGATCGCTTTAAAACCAACTTTAAGCGGGATGCCGCTGATCAGTTCACCTCCTTCGGGGAAAAACTGAAGGTCGTACTCATTTTTCACCGGGGCCAGTTTGAAAGATTTCGTCAGGATGTCGTCGCTGGCAATCTCCAGGCGGGTGACGAGTTCGCCGTCGGTGATCGGGCCGTTTTTACGCGGATCGATCTTGATTTTCAGTATGCCGTTCTGGTCGGTTGTGCCCTTGCCTTTGCTCACTACGTCAAAGTTGGAATTGACTTCCCAGGTAACCTGCTTGTTCGGCAAAGGCATGTTCTCCGCACTCTTAAACTGCAGGGTAGCATCTATAAGCTGACTTTTGTCGGTTTGCGTATTCTTGTAGCTGAAATGGGTGATCAGCTCTTTATCTATCGCTTCTCCAACCGGGATGGTACGCGTAAACAAATGCGCATGATCAAAGTTCAGCATCCACAGCGTGTAAGCGCGAAAGTGATAATTGCCTTGGCGGTAGGTGCCCTGATTCAGCGGAATGCTGCCCTCCGCTACCCCATTAACCAATGGCAGCTTAAGTGTTTGAACCAGTGAATCGCGACTGTTGATCACCTCCACATACATGATTTTGCTGAGCTGTGTAGGCAGGTTCTGTTCCATGGTGACATAACCTTTGAGCCATACTGTGTCAGCCACGCTGTAGTAAGGTTTATCGAAATGGACATATGCCCGCTCAACCGGCCTGCTCTCCGATAGTTCTTTGGACTTGTCGATGATTTTGCTCAGAACGATGCTGTCCTGCTGAGCTTGTGTGGAATAGTTTATGCCGGCCAGCAGAATGATGGCAGCTATGATGACTCTGAATATCCTCATTAAAACGAATGTCTGGTATTAACCTCGCTAATATATTCATTTAATAAAAGCATCAGATTAAATACCAGACAGATTTAACATTTTTTGACAGTTGTGCTATGATAGCACAGTGACAAAACTATCGAGCGGTTTGCGTACCTTTTTAAGGTTCACGAGCCAGTCGTTTTCGGTATCGCGATAACCCAGCGGCAGAATGGTGGTGCTTTTTAGTCCCTTTTCCCTCAATCCGAGCAATGCGTCGAGCTCAGCTGCATTGAAACCTTCCATGGGGGTGGCATCTACTTTCAAAGTTGCGGCTTCAATGATGGCCGCACCAAATGCGATGTACGACTGCCGTGCCGCATGCTGGAAGTTTTCTTCCGCAGACCTTATAGTATATAACGACAGCAGGCGTTTAACGTAGTCTTCCGTAGCCGATTCCGGCAGGCCCCGTTCGGCATTGGTATGCGCAAATACCGTTCTGATTCGTTGCTCCGTATAATTATCCCAGGCCGCAAACACGAGTAAATGCGAACAGTCAGTGATTTGCGATTGATCGAAGGCTATCGGTCTGATCTTTTCTTTAAGTTCCTTATCGGTAATAACGATAATTTCAAACGGTTGCAAGCCTGAGGATGTAGGCGCCAGGTGGGCTGCCTTTATGATCTGGTCGACTTTTTCCTGCTCAACAGGTGCGCCGTTCATTTTTTTAACGGCATACCGCCATTGCAAAGCTTCTATTACACTCATAACTATGTTTTATTTTTATAACACTGTTAGCAAATGTAGTAACGTTACTTTGTAATGGCGATATGGGACTACGGCTTATGACACAGGAATGATTTTAATTGAGCAGTTTATCCAGCTGGGTGCGTAGCAAAGGGTCGGACGGACGATAGGCATCCCCTGCAACGATCTTGCCTGCTGGATCTATCAAAATAAATCGTGGTATGGAATTGATATTATATTTCTTGATAAAGTCTGAGGAGAAATCTTTGTCGGCCATCACCTGTATCCCGCCAAGTTTATTGTCTTTCACGTAACTTACCCATTTAGACTTGTCTGCCAGGCGGTCAACCGACAAACTCACGAATTCGATGTTTTTTCCTGCGTAATCATGTTCCACCTTTTGCAGAAAGGGAATCTCCGCTTTGCAGGGTGCACACCAGGTCGCCCATACATCGATATAAACGTATTTACCGCGGAGCGACTTCAGGGAAACTCTTTTGCCGTCTACATCGGCATAGTCGAAGTCGGGCGACAAGGCATTGCCTGCCATCATTTTGTAGTTGGCGTAGATGGTTTCGATCTCCTTCCTATGCGCGGCATTCTTCGAGCTGCTCATGAAACTTCTGTAAGCACTTTCCTTGGCTGCACTGTCTTTCACCATTTTCAGTATCTCTGTGGTGTACTGATAGTTCAGTTGATCCTGTACAAAACCTGCAGGAATTTCTGCCTTCACCACCTTCAGCTTCACAATGGGCATCCCCGCCCAGCCCATGGTCGTGTCTTGTCTGTACTTGAAGTTTCTCAGGTAGGTGATATAGTCGCCCAGCCAGGTGCGGTAGGCGGCAGACCGTTTAAACAGCGCCTCGTTATCGAGTTCCGCATCTCCGTATACCTTGTCCATAACTGCTTTTCGCTCATCCGGACTGAGTGTTTTAACGAAAGCCTTCTTTTGGGCTTCCGCGATGAGGGTTGTAAAATTAGGGTCCCCCTTTTTGGTGGTCATAACATGTTCAAGATTGGCCATACCTACAGAATCCATCCCATACAGTCCACCATGCCAGCTCATGACCTTCCTGGCATGAAAGTCTACATCCTTGCGCGCGAGTGCCTGCAGCGCCGGGGTCTTTTGTTTGGCGATCTCTGGTTCCATCGCTTTCCGGTATTCCTGTAACTTTTGTTCTACTTCCGGTACCGGAATCACGTAAAATTTGTACAGGTATGTGCCGTTGTGTAAGGGCACGAAACGCCCTAAGGCTTTGTCCTTGTTGGCCACAAGATCATCGGTGAGCTCAGTTTTGCCTGTTTGCGCAAAGCCCTGAAATGTAAGTGTCATCATCATGACACTGGTGATTAATGCTTTCATTGTTTTGAGTATATAAATGTTATGGGTTATTTGTGGTTAAGTTCCATGTCAGGGTTAAACGCGCTCACGCGAATGGGAATCTCGAAGGTGTAGTTCGGACTGCGGGGCGACAGGGTGGCTTCAACAACACCGGTTTTAGGGTTTATTCGCTTTACGTCAGGCATGCGACCCTCCTGATCAAGCCGCTTCATATCAAACCAGCGCATACCGCTGTATGCGAGTTCGCGCCGGCGTTCGGCGAGTACCTTGGTGAGCGCCTCCTCAGCTGAACTGGCCATCTGGTCGGCATAAGCAGCCGTACGTATGCGGTTTTTCCGTAAAGTGTTTATCACTGTCATGGCCTCATTAAATTTACCATCGCGTGCCAGGAGCTCAGCACGGGTAAGGTGCATTTCCGGATAGGTAATGCCAAAGTTATAGACCCCCGGCAGTGATGCCCGCCCCAGGCCATTGTTGTTGGTAACCGTAAGAAAACTATAACGGATGTCGTTGCTGTCAAAATAAGTTTTCAGATCGTTTGAGTAAAGCATGAAAATAGGGCTTCCGCTCACCGCGGCACGCTGCCATAAAACTTCCGGATTAAGATCATACACCGGCATTAAGGTGTAGGTAGCGTAATTATTATAGTTGAGGATGCTGTGCGTGCCTTGCAGGGCCATATCCGTATAGGTTTCAGCGTTGTCGAAGTCGCCCATATACAGAAAGATCCTGCTCAACAGTCCGTACGCTGCATACTTGGTGGCTCTGTACCGGTTGATATTAGTGGTTGGCAGACTTTCAGCAGCAGTTTTGAGATCGGCTATGATCGCGTCGAGCGTAGCTTTCAGAGTAGCGCGCGGAGGAGCTTTGTCGTTCACATCTGTGCTGGTTACCAGAGGCAGGCCTGGATCGCTTGCAGCAGTCGCCGGATTGTACGCCTTGGCAAAAACGGTAAGCAGTTCGAGGTAACAATTGGCCCGAACTACCAGGGCTTCGGCAATGACACTTTGTTTCTGCAGGTCCGAACCGTCAGTGGCGCTGCCCGCGCCGTTGATGATTACATTGGCCGAGTAGATGCTGCGGTAGGCTGGTCCCCAAACATCCGGACTAGCCTTCTCATTCATAGTGAGGATGGGGCGCCAATAGTAGCCGTTGGCGGTGGGCGACTGAACCGTTGCTTCAAAGGTATTTAAATTGTCGTCTGTAAAATCCAGCAGGTTGATAGGAAAAGTCCGCGTCATAGAGGGCGCATTAAGTAATCCTTCATAGTCCGAAAGCTTCTCAGGCAGGATGATTCCTTTGGGTTTGATTTCCAGGAAATCTTTACAGGAACTGGCCACAATGGCAAGAAGGACCAGAAATATATATGTCTTTTTCATGGTTGCAGAGTTAAAAATTGGTGGATAAGGTAAAGCTGTAGAAAGGCTGAGTTTCCAGGCGGCGCACCCCGTTAAGCCTGTCGATCGCGTCCGGATCTATATCATTTCCGCTGAAGGTATAGCGGAATGGGTTCTGCGCCTGAAAACGAAGCTGGGTGTCTCTTAGCCCGAGATCCCGCAGAAACTTAGCTTTGGCGTTGTAAGTGATGACCACGTCGCGTAAACGAATGTAATCGGCCTTGCGTACAAATTCATGCCCATACTGGTAGCCATATAGTGCAGACGACTGATAATAGCCGGGCGCCGTACTGGTGGCTCCGGTATATCCCGGTATTCGGGTGTTCAGTTCGTCGCCTTTATTGCGCCAGAAATTTACCGCACCCTGAAGCGGAAAACTGCTGCTGCCAATGTTGTTTGGGTTAGGCTGTTCTACGCGCATGACGTGGCCGCCATAATACATAAACAGGAAGGAAAGATCGAAGTCGCCAATGCTAAACTGGTTGTTTAAACCGAGCACATGTTTCGGTACTGTTGTCCCGCTGTAAATCATGTCTTCCCTGGTCACATCGTCTGTGCCTGCGCCGAAACTGAAAAGGGTAAGCACGTGTGCTTTGCCGTTGCGATCCAGCACGTAAGGCTGACCCATATCATTCAAACCACCATAGTTATAGCTATACAGCGCTCCGATCGGCTGGCCCTGAACAGGGTTCGTGTTAGCCGCAATAAGCTGTGAGTTGGCAAACTCCGTTGCTTTAACGGCAAGTACTTTGTTGCGGTTAAAAGAGGCTGTTAGCTGTGTTCTCCAGGAAAAGCGATCGCCGCGAATGTTGTGGCTGTTGATCAGCAGTTCCAGTCCCCGGTTCTCGATAGAAGCCGTATTGGCGTCGTACTGGTTAAAGCCCGTTGTCGGGTCGGCATCAAACTTGCCGAAAACATCGATCGTTTTTTTAAGGTAATAATCTGCCGAGCCCGTAATGCGGTTATTAAACAAGCCATAATCGAGCCCCAGATTGTAATTTTTGGTTGTTTCCCATCTTAGCGACTGGTTTTCCGGTGTGAGCACCTCGTTGTAGGTCAGCGGCGTAGTAAAGGCCGTGTTCAGCGCCGTGTTCAGGATCAGGAAGGCACCGTTGTTGCTGCTCGGCACGTTTCCATTGAAACCTGTTGCCGTACGAAGCTGCAGCTGGCTGATCCATTCGTGTTTTTTGATAAAGGCTTCCTCCCCAAGGCGCCAGTTGATGCCGGCCGACCACAGTGGCTTGTTGCGGTATTTTGGATCTACGCCAAAAAGATTGGACTGGTCGATACGAAAACTTCCGGTTGCCACATATTTCGATCTAAAGATATAAGTGCCCTGACCATAGTATGAATTGAAACGGCGGTCGGTAGAGGTTTCATTAAAATAATTGTTGCTGCTGAATCGGGAGCCGAACGCCGATGGCCCGAAAGAGATGGCAGGCGTGGTTGTTGCGTTTAACGCACCCATATTGATCGGCTTCACGATGAGCGATTGCCCGTCGTACCCAAAGAAAGAGGTCAGGTATCCGTCTGAGTTTGTTTTTCTCTGCTCTACACCCGCGATTCCTGAGATGCTGTGCTCGTGGCCATCAAAACTTTTATTGAAATTAAGTTGGCCGCGCAGGGTGTAGTTGACCACTTTCTGCGTGTTTTTTCTCAGGATATTTCCTTTAGGCATATTTGTAAACAGTGCCCTGCCGTTGGCCGGGTCGCGAAGCGCCATAGAATTGATCAGCCAGCGCGACTCATAGGCGTTTTCCGTCTGGAGCCTGTCGGTCAGCATGCTTTGATTTTCATAATTGCCACCCAGGTCCAGGTTCATCCAGTCTGTGATCTTCCCGTTAAGCCGTCCCTGAAAACGCATGGAACCCGTGCGTACCGTGGTTGTATTCGAGGCCAGTTCCTGGTAAGGGTAATAAAGGAGATCGTAAAGTCCGGCCGATTGGAGCGTATTGTTGGTTGCCGTGGTCAACGCCTTAGTGGAGTAATCGCGACCTTGTCCGAGCGACATAGCCAGAGCCTTCCCCTGCTCGTCTGTCAACCTTTCATAGGGGAAAAAGTCGCCATAGCCGGGCGTCAGGCCCGACCGGTTTGTTATATTGGTATAAGTCCCTCTCAGGTCGGCACTGATACGGCTCGACAGCTGTATGGTATTGGCCAGGTTAAGGTTAAACTGGTTGTTCTCCGACCGGCGGTTTACAGGCCTTTCTCCGATATAATTGAAGCCTATCATATAAGTGCTGCGGTCGTTTCCCCCGCTTACATCGAGATTAAGGTTACGGGCCTGGCGCTGCTGGTAGAACAGGTCCTGATATTCCTGCAGATTACTGTACGAGCCGAGGGCGGCGAGTTGTGCATCTACTTGCTCCTGGCTCAGTTGGGGATTGGTTACGCCTGTCCGGGGCCCTTTAAATAGGATTTCCTGCGCCGGGTTCATTTTGTAGTAACCCAGATCGTACAACGTTGTGGTAGGCTTTGAGATATAAAAGTTCTCCCGTTGAAGCTGTACGAATTCGGCGGCCGAGATGTAATTCAGGTAGCCGAAGTCGGGTTTAGCCTGAACAGCGTAAGAGCTATTGAAATTAATGGCCGGTTTTCCGGCTTTTCCCCTCCTTGTTTCCACAATGATCACACCGTTAGAAGCCCTTACTCCATAAATAGAGGCCGCTGCGGCATCCCTTAACACCGATATGGACACAATGTCGTTCGGGTTTATGGTGCGGAGATCAATCTCTGTAGGAAATCCATCCAATACGATCAAAGGCTGCTTCACGGCATCAAAAGTAGAAACGCCACGAATGCTCAGTTCTCCGGTTTGTCCGTTGTACACCAATCCTGGCACCTTCCCCTCCAGACTTTCCAGGAAATTGCCTGTAATCGCCTCGCGCTGATGGTATTCGGCCTCACTTACGGTTGAAGCCGCCCCGGTGAGCTGATCTTTGCTGATCCGCTGATAGCCGGTAGACACGGTCACCTCTCTAAGCTCTTCGTCTTCCGGGAATATGGAAATAGTCAACTCCGCTTTTACGGGTACCTCTTTGGTTTTATAGCCGGTATAAGAGACAACCAAGACGGCATTTTCATCTACGGCCCTGAACTCAAACCCGCCTGTGGCGTTGGTAATGAATATCCGGTTCGTATTCTTTATTTTGACGGTTGCCCCCGGAAGCGGGATGCCGCGTTCGTCGCGCACAGTACCCGTCACATTAATATTGTCGAATACCTCTGTAAGCCGTTGCAGTAAGGATTTTTCCTGACGCTCTACGATGATATTCTTGTCCCGTATCGTGTATACCACAGGCTGACCGTAAAAGCTACGGTTCAGGACTTCCTCGATAGAGGCATTGTAAAAACTGACGTCCAGTTTCCTGTTCTGGTCTATTTTAGAATCTGCGTAAAAGATGTTGTATCCGGTCTGCCTGGTAATTTCCCGAAAGAGCTGCTTTATGCTTACATCCTTTTGGGAGTATGTGATCTTTTGCGCAAAACTGTGGGCGCTGACCTGCATTATGCAAACGATTAATAGAAATGTGGTGATTTTCATGATCAGCAGTAATTTGTCCAGGTGCAGGGGATGCCCGCACGAGTTCTTAGTACAAATTTTCATACATTTGAGTTGTTTGGATTTGAATGGAAATGAAATTTTAACGGATTAATTCACAGGACAATCTGAACATTTTGGCCAGGGGTGTTGGAGCGCCCCTGGCTCTTTTTCAGGCTTGTCTGCATATACAGTTTATCTCCTTTCAGGGTCCTGCTTTAGTGTAAAAGTGTTTCATAATTTAGCTTAGTTTATTCGTTGTTTAGTTAATTACAGTTACTTTTCTTCCGTCCACTTTGAAATGGATGCCTTCACTTTCTTCCAGGAGCGTCAGTACGGCCGAAATCTTCGCATATTTAGAAATCGTACCGCTGTAGGTCTTGCCGGCGGCTGGTGCTGAGGCGTAGTCTACCTGCACATCGTACCAGCGGGCAATTTTTCGCATCACCGATTGCAGGGGTTCATTTTCAAAGTTGAAGATGCCGTTCTTCCAGTCGGTATACGTTTCTGGCCTTACATAAACCACGGTAATGTCCGACTTACCGACCCTGGCCTGCTGATTAGGGCTCAGCCTGGTGCTGCCGTTGACACTTACGGAACCTTCCACCAGGGTGGTGCGGGTGAGAGGTTCATCCGCATAACTATTGATGTTAAACTGCGTACCCAGCACTTCGATCTGTTGGTTTCGGCTTTCTATTACGAAGGGGTGGTCCTTGTCTTTGGCAATATCAAAATAGCCCTCGCCTTCAAATTTTACCATCCGTTTTTCCTGCCTGCCCAGGTTGGCCGGATAAGTCAGCGTAGAGGCTGCATTCATCCAAACCATCGACCCGTCCGGTAGGCGCACCTGGTAAGTTTCACCTTTGGCGGTCGACAATACATTCGTTGCTTTCCCGTCCGAAGCCTGTCCTTTTATTTCATAAACCAGCTGGTTGTCAGCCGTCTTACTGATGACCACCCCCGCCTCCGTGGCGAGTTCGCCATTGGCTGCGTCAGAGAGTCTGATTTTTCTTCCGTTGGCAAGGGTCAGTGTAGCACCGCTGGTACCCGGGTCAATATCGTTCCTGTAAGTACTTTGTCTAAATACTGTTTGATGAAAGCCTGCATTGTAGTAAAAGAGTCCGGCCCCGAAAAGGATCAATGCTATGGCAGCGGCGATAGCCGGTCTGCTCCATATTTTCCATGTCCGTCGTGTGGGCATTACAGCGGTATGTTTGCGACCGAATATCTGCGCCAGGGTCTGCTCCTGCATCCCCGCGCTCATTTCCTGACCGCCAGTCTCCCGTTCATATTCAAAGCCAAGCCGGTCTTCGATTTCCGTCCGGTATGCCGGGTCCTCAAAATAACTGAGTAACTCGGCGCGGTCCAGTTGAGACAGGCCGCCCCGAAGGTAGCTGTCAATCAAGTGATGAAGTCTTGGATTGTTTTTCATATTCCGTAAGCGGCGTCGCCGATCCTTTACTGATATGACACCGCTCATATTTGCTTACAGGGTAGTCAGAATAAAAAAATATCATTTGCTTCCTGTCAGGAATCGAAGAGTGCCAGGATCAGTAGCGGGTAAACTGTTGCATGCTTTTTGAAATGCATCCGGATTTTTTTTAAGGCATCTTTCATGTATGCATTCACCGTCTGCGGCGATATATTCATTTTCTCGGCGGCTTCCACATATTTCAGCCCCTGCTGATGACATAACTGATAAACCTGCCGCTGCTGAGGCGATAGTCCGGCAATGGCGTCGTTCAGCAGGTTGCTTACCTCATTATACTCAAGCTGCAGGGTGGTTGAGTCGTCGCGTTCATCGAAAGACCGGCCGAACTCGCCGGTTGTGCGGGCTACCTGAAGTTCCTTTCTCACAACGTTCAGCGAATGATTGCGTACCATCCGGTTCAGGTAAGCGCCGAAACTCTGAACTTCGGCAAGTCTTTCCCGGTTAAGCCATATTTTTAAAAAGACATCCTGCACCACTTCATTTGCACTTTCTTCAGAAGAGGTGATGCGCAGGCTGAAACTGTAGAGAAACCTGTGGTAATGTTTGAAAAGTGCCGCGAACGCACGCTGGTCCCCTTGCGCGATCTGAGCAAGCAATTCGCTTTCGTTCTGAAGAGGTGTTACAGCCATATTCCCAACGGATAAAACTACAGATTTATACGTTTAGTCGATCATGTCGGTAGTCGATAAGTTGTTTTTGGCAAGGGTTGACATCAGCAGACACAAAATTGTCACGGATTATGTAACTTCATCATATGAAATCATTTTTGAAAGTTGGTGTTGCGGTGGTAGCTGCCATGACACAGGTTGCCGTGTTTTACGGATCTGTCTGCGCACAATCAGCATCCGCGATCAGGATGTCGCCGGTAAAAGTGGGCCTGCAACTGGTCACCGACCAGCTGTCTTAT
Coding sequences within it:
- a CDS encoding RagB/SusD family nutrient uptake outer membrane protein; translated protein: MKKTYIFLVLLAIVASSCKDFLEIKPKGIILPEKLSDYEGLLNAPSMTRTFPINLLDFTDDNLNTFEATVQSPTANGYYWRPILTMNEKASPDVWGPAYRSIYSANVIINGAGSATDGSDLQKQSVIAEALVVRANCYLELLTVFAKAYNPATAASDPGLPLVTSTDVNDKAPPRATLKATLDAIIADLKTAAESLPTTNINRYRATKYAAYGLLSRIFLYMGDFDNAETYTDMALQGTHSILNYNNYATYTLMPVYDLNPEVLWQRAAVSGSPIFMLYSNDLKTYFDSNDIRYSFLTVTNNNGLGRASLPGVYNFGITYPEMHLTRAELLARDGKFNEAMTVINTLRKNRIRTAAYADQMASSAEEALTKVLAERRRELAYSGMRWFDMKRLDQEGRMPDVKRINPKTGVVEATLSPRSPNYTFEIPIRVSAFNPDMELNHK
- a CDS encoding SusC/RagA family TonB-linked outer membrane protein; the protein is MKICTKNSCGHPLHLDKLLLIMKITTFLLIVCIMQVSAHSFAQKITYSQKDVSIKQLFREITRQTGYNIFYADSKIDQNRKLDVSFYNASIEEVLNRSFYGQPVVYTIRDKNIIVERQEKSLLQRLTEVFDNINVTGTVRDERGIPLPGATVKIKNTNRIFITNATGGFEFRAVDENAVLVVSYTGYKTKEVPVKAELTISIFPEDEELREVTVSTGYQRISKDQLTGAASTVSEAEYHQREAITGNFLESLEGKVPGLVYNGQTGELSIRGVSTFDAVKQPLIVLDGFPTEIDLRTINPNDIVSISVLRDAAAASIYGVRASNGVIIVETRRGKAGKPAINFNSSYAVQAKPDFGYLNYISAAEFVQLQRENFYISKPTTTLYDLGYYKMNPAQEILFKGPRTGVTNPQLSQEQVDAQLAALGSYSNLQEYQDLFYQQRQARNLNLDVSGGNDRSTYMIGFNYIGERPVNRRSENNQFNLNLANTIQLSSRISADLRGTYTNITNRSGLTPGYGDFFPYERLTDEQGKALAMSLGQGRDYSTKALTTATNNTLQSAGLYDLLYYPYQELASNTTTVRTGSMRFQGRLNGKITDWMNLDLGGNYENQSMLTDRLQTENAYESRWLINSMALRDPANGRALFTNMPKGNILRKNTQKVVNYTLRGQLNFNKSFDGHEHSISGIAGVEQRKTNSDGYLTSFFGYDGQSLIVKPINMGALNATTTPAISFGPSAFGSRFSSNNYFNETSTDRRFNSYYGQGTYIFRSKYVATGSFRIDQSNLFGVDPKYRNKPLWSAGINWRLGEEAFIKKHEWISQLQLRTATGFNGNVPSSNNGAFLILNTALNTAFTTPLTYNEVLTPENQSLRWETTKNYNLGLDYGLFNNRITGSADYYLKKTIDVFGKFDADPTTGFNQYDANTASIENRGLELLINSHNIRGDRFSWRTQLTASFNRNKVLAVKATEFANSQLIAANTNPVQGQPIGALYSYNYGGLNDMGQPYVLDRNGKAHVLTLFSFGAGTDDVTREDMIYSGTTVPKHVLGLNNQFSIGDFDLSFLFMYYGGHVMRVEQPNPNNIGSSSFPLQGAVNFWRNKGDELNTRIPGYTGATSTAPGYYQSSALYGYQYGHEFVRKADYIRLRDVVITYNAKAKFLRDLGLRDTQLRFQAQNPFRYTFSGNDIDPDAIDRLNGVRRLETQPFYSFTLSTNF
- a CDS encoding NAD(P)H-dependent oxidoreductase; translation: MSVIEALQWRYAVKKMNGAPVEQEKVDQIIKAAHLAPTSSGLQPFEIIVITDKELKEKIRPIAFDQSQITDCSHLLVFAAWDNYTEQRIRTVFAHTNAERGLPESATEDYVKRLLSLYTIRSAEENFQHAARQSYIAFGAAIIEAATLKVDATPMEGFNAAELDALLGLREKGLKSTTILPLGYRDTENDWLVNLKKVRKPLDSFVTVLS
- a CDS encoding TlpA family protein disulfide reductase, with amino-acid sequence MKALITSVMMMTLTFQGFAQTGKTELTDDLVANKDKALGRFVPLHNGTYLYKFYVIPVPEVEQKLQEYRKAMEPEIAKQKTPALQALARKDVDFHARKVMSWHGGLYGMDSVGMANLEHVMTTKKGDPNFTTLIAEAQKKAFVKTLSPDERKAVMDKVYGDAELDNEALFKRSAAYRTWLGDYITYLRNFKYRQDTTMGWAGMPIVKLKVVKAEIPAGFVQDQLNYQYTTEILKMVKDSAAKESAYRSFMSSSKNAAHRKEIETIYANYKMMAGNALSPDFDYADVDGKRVSLKSLRGKYVYIDVWATWCAPCKAEIPFLQKVEHDYAGKNIEFVSLSVDRLADKSKWVSYVKDNKLGGIQVMADKDFSSDFIKKYNINSIPRFILIDPAGKIVAGDAYRPSDPLLRTQLDKLLN
- a CDS encoding carboxypeptidase regulatory-like domain-containing protein, encoding MRIFRVIIAAIILLAGINYSTQAQQDSIVLSKIIDKSKELSESRPVERAYVHFDKPYYSVADTVWLKGYVTMEQNLPTQLSKIMYVEVINSRDSLVQTLKLPLVNGVAEGSIPLNQGTYRQGNYHFRAYTLWMLNFDHAHLFTRTIPVGEAIDKELITHFSYKNTQTDKSQLIDATLQFKSAENMPLPNKQVTWEVNSNFDVVSKGKGTTDQNGILKIKIDPRKNGPITDGELVTRLEIASDDILTKSFKLAPVKNEYDLQFFPEGGELISGIPLKVGFKAINAAGLGADIKGTVTDGGGATVLQIASSHLGMGSFMFTPEEGKSYKASVNFPDGSTKTYDLPKVVAAGATVQVDNTDPLTLQVKILANNTYFSVNKNKTLFLVGTHGGVICYAAKTKLNSQLISAKIPKETFPSGIMQITLFSESGQPISERLAFNNPSPQVKVELKTDLAAYRPRQKVKLSVTAKNGADPMDGNYSVSVTDDQKVPVDEDAEVTIYSSLLLTNDLKGYVEKPNYYFNKPDEKKLSDLDVLLLTQGYRRFNFKEALTAQFPPIAVLPEQDMRVTGTLRDRTGMPVRKGALRLTVTDSRISAETVTSPTGTFAFPNLVIPDSSEVVINAKYSAGGSSLMILLDGQPAAPAFKNLHPQTETINIDSALAPYLDNSKRKYSYLRTLKEVKIEGTKIKRPSHSDHPSLTSLGNINVTVVEGDRFKNFASIAQAMQNSLNGVTFFQNNFYVSRDYNAGSRIPMQIFLNGAPIDFTGLMAVLPEEVENVEIFLKDELGTIDRLYNTRGVLVVNTKKPVKGQKISVQDLRNMIPEANLLKFSPKGFARQREFYSPKYVNPANTYNFNDLRTTIYWNPKVITGAGGTSAMEYYNADGNGTYRVVIEGIDKNGQVSRSVHRYTVK